From Companilactobacillus heilongjiangensis, one genomic window encodes:
- the typA gene encoding translational GTPase TypA, whose amino-acid sequence MTKRREDIRNIAIIAHVDHGKTTLVNEMLKQSDTLGKHYEIQDRALDSNAIERERGITILSKNTAVDYQGKKINILDTPGHADFGGEVERIMKMVDGVLLVVDAYEGTMPQTRFVLKKALEQHLTPIVVINKIDRPGARPAEVVDEVLELFIELGADDSQLDFPVIYASAINGTSSYSDDPADQEHTMNPLFDTILKTIPAPVDNSDEPLQFQVALLDYNDYLGRIGIGRIFRGKIKVGDNVTVMKLDGSTKNFRVTKLFGFMGLNRVEINEAKAGDLIAVSGMEDIFVGETVTPVDHQEALPLLRIDEPTLKMMFLQNNSPFAGREGTQVTARKIEDRLKKQLHTDVSLRVEDTDQAGAWMVSGRGELHLSILVEEMRREGFELQLSRPEVIYKTIDNKKCEPFEEVTIDTPDEYVGSVIDSMSQRKGEMVNMESTGNGQTRLIFSAPSRGLIGYSTEFLSMTGGYGILNNTFSEYKPVVKNWNPGRRTGALVSINQGPSTTYSLQSVEDRGTLFIGAGVDVYEGMIVGESSRDQDIAVTVTKGKNLTNTRAAGKDHAAAIKTPREMSLEQSIEFLNEDELCEVTPESVRLRKKILGTNDRKKFDKTKKNSK is encoded by the coding sequence TTGACTAAGAGAAGAGAAGATATTAGAAACATTGCGATCATCGCTCACGTTGACCACGGTAAGACTACATTAGTTAACGAAATGTTAAAACAATCAGACACACTAGGAAAGCACTACGAAATTCAAGATCGTGCCCTTGATTCAAATGCTATTGAAAGAGAACGTGGTATCACAATCCTTTCTAAGAATACAGCTGTTGATTACCAAGGTAAGAAAATCAACATTTTGGATACACCTGGACACGCGGACTTCGGTGGTGAAGTTGAACGTATCATGAAGATGGTTGATGGTGTACTACTAGTTGTTGATGCATATGAAGGTACAATGCCTCAAACACGTTTTGTTTTGAAGAAAGCTTTGGAACAACATTTAACACCTATCGTTGTTATCAACAAGATTGATAGACCAGGTGCTCGTCCTGCAGAAGTAGTTGACGAAGTTCTTGAACTATTTATCGAATTAGGTGCTGACGACTCACAACTTGATTTCCCAGTTATTTATGCTTCAGCTATCAACGGAACATCAAGTTACTCAGATGATCCTGCTGATCAAGAACACACAATGAACCCATTGTTCGACACGATTTTGAAGACTATTCCAGCTCCAGTGGATAACTCAGACGAACCTCTACAATTCCAAGTTGCATTGTTGGATTACAATGATTACCTTGGTCGTATCGGTATCGGACGTATTTTCCGTGGAAAGATCAAAGTTGGTGACAACGTTACAGTTATGAAGCTTGACGGTTCAACAAAGAATTTCCGTGTTACTAAGCTATTTGGTTTCATGGGTCTAAACCGTGTTGAAATCAATGAAGCTAAAGCCGGAGACTTAATTGCCGTTTCTGGTATGGAAGATATTTTCGTTGGTGAAACTGTTACACCAGTTGATCACCAAGAAGCACTTCCATTGCTACGTATCGACGAACCTACATTGAAGATGATGTTCCTACAAAACAACTCACCTTTTGCTGGTCGTGAAGGTACACAAGTTACTGCTAGAAAGATTGAAGACCGTTTGAAGAAACAATTGCACACTGATGTTTCATTACGTGTTGAAGATACTGATCAAGCCGGTGCTTGGATGGTTTCAGGTCGTGGTGAACTTCACTTGTCAATCCTTGTTGAAGAAATGCGTCGTGAAGGTTTCGAATTACAACTATCACGTCCAGAAGTTATCTACAAGACTATTGATAACAAGAAGTGCGAACCTTTTGAAGAGGTAACTATTGATACACCTGATGAATACGTTGGTTCAGTTATTGACTCAATGTCTCAAAGAAAAGGTGAAATGGTTAACATGGAAAGTACTGGAAATGGTCAAACAAGACTTATTTTCTCAGCACCTTCACGTGGTTTGATCGGTTATTCTACAGAATTCTTGTCAATGACTGGTGGTTACGGTATTTTGAACAACACATTCTCAGAATACAAGCCAGTTGTTAAGAACTGGAACCCAGGTAGAAGAACTGGTGCTTTGGTTTCAATCAACCAAGGTCCATCAACTACTTATTCACTACAATCAGTTGAAGATCGTGGTACATTGTTCATCGGTGCCGGTGTTGATGTATACGAAGGTATGATCGTTGGTGAAAGTAGCCGTGATCAAGATATCGCTGTTACTGTTACAAAGGGTAAGAACCTTACAAATACTCGTGCCGCTGGTAAAGATCATGCTGCTGCAATCAAGACACCTAGAGAAATGTCACTAGAACAATCTATCGAATTCCTAAACGAAGACGAACTTTGTGAAGTAACACCTGAAAGTGTTAGATTACGTAAGAAGATCTTGGGTACAAACGATCGTAAGAAGTTTGATAAAACAAAGAAAAACTCAAAATAA
- a CDS encoding FtsW/RodA/SpoVE family cell cycle protein: protein MKKLRKIDLWIVIPYILLLGIGIVMVYSASFYNALVVGGRTNQYLIKQLAYAVLGLFLCYVTFMLKEKIFKNQRILSFVMIVTGGSLFYLLLRAKLVPSSRVNGASAWINLGLINFQPLELAKLFFIMYLALFLTNKQNRLLRKQGWKEVFLEVLQPLFVVVVMIVLVFMQPDIGGALILSLITLVLLSSSTIPGRLIAELSGMLLVVFTSMVVIITKFPPEFVKHGYAYQRFLAMQHPFQLEQKSGAQLVNSFYAISNGGVFGVGLGNSIQKRGYLPEPHTDFIMSIVSEELGFVGVAFILGLLFIIIMRMISLGFRSRKTYNSLVYYGVATMILIQVVLNIGGLLGVIPLTGVTLPFVSYGGSSLLILSVALGVVLNLEATAKFEKIKKG from the coding sequence GTGAAAAAATTAAGGAAAATAGACTTATGGATAGTCATTCCATACATTTTGCTTTTGGGCATTGGAATTGTGATGGTTTACTCCGCAAGTTTCTACAATGCACTAGTTGTTGGTGGCAGAACGAATCAGTATTTGATCAAGCAATTAGCTTATGCCGTCTTAGGATTATTTCTTTGTTATGTAACATTTATGTTGAAAGAAAAGATTTTTAAAAATCAGCGAATCTTGAGTTTTGTCATGATAGTCACTGGAGGATCATTATTTTATCTGTTACTAAGGGCGAAATTAGTTCCTAGTAGTCGTGTCAATGGTGCTTCAGCATGGATTAATTTGGGCTTGATTAACTTCCAGCCGTTGGAATTAGCTAAACTATTTTTTATCATGTATTTAGCATTGTTCTTAACTAATAAGCAAAATCGGCTACTGCGAAAGCAAGGCTGGAAAGAGGTCTTTCTAGAAGTCTTGCAGCCGTTATTCGTTGTAGTTGTGATGATTGTATTAGTTTTTATGCAGCCTGATATCGGTGGTGCGTTGATTTTGTCACTGATTACTTTAGTTCTATTGTCATCCTCAACCATTCCAGGACGCTTAATCGCTGAATTAAGTGGAATGCTACTGGTTGTATTTACAAGTATGGTTGTCATTATTACGAAATTTCCACCGGAGTTTGTCAAACATGGTTATGCCTATCAACGGTTTTTAGCCATGCAACATCCATTTCAGTTGGAACAGAAATCTGGAGCACAATTGGTCAATTCCTTTTATGCGATAAGTAATGGTGGCGTTTTCGGCGTTGGTCTAGGAAACAGTATCCAAAAACGTGGCTATTTGCCTGAGCCTCATACTGATTTCATCATGTCGATTGTCAGTGAGGAATTAGGCTTCGTTGGTGTGGCATTTATATTAGGATTATTATTTATCATTATTATGAGAATGATTTCTCTAGGCTTTAGATCTAGAAAAACTTATAATTCATTAGTTTATTATGGTGTTGCAACAATGATTCTGATCCAAGTGGTTCTTAATATTGGGGGACTTCTGGGCGTTATTCCATTGACTGGTGTTACTTTGCCATTCGTTAGTTATGGTGGTTCCAGTCTCTTAATCTTGTCGGTGGCCTTGGGTGTCGTGTTGAATCTTGAGGCAACTGCTAAATTTGAAAAAATTAAAAAAGGGTGA
- a CDS encoding YlbG family protein, producing the protein MYKKVERQALYVWVYSLKWRKKLQRYGTIYYTSPKMKYVMLYVNSSKVPEIRKELNSKNYVKRVSLAHRKELDEHFVLKSKSTEEEN; encoded by the coding sequence ATGTATAAAAAAGTAGAGCGCCAGGCACTTTATGTCTGGGTCTACTCATTAAAGTGGAGAAAAAAGTTGCAACGTTACGGTACAATTTATTACACTTCACCTAAAATGAAATATGTGATGCTTTATGTTAATTCAAGTAAAGTGCCAGAAATAAGAAAAGAATTAAATTCCAAGAATTACGTTAAACGCGTGTCTTTGGCTCATCGTAAAGAATTAGATGAACATTTTGTTTTAAAATCCAAGAGTACTGAAGAGGAAAATTAA
- the rsmD gene encoding 16S rRNA (guanine(966)-N(2))-methyltransferase RsmD gives MKVVSGKFRGLNLKAVPTNNTRPTSSKVKEAVFSMLSPYMVDGVALDLFAGTGSLGIEAVSRGYEQAYLVDKAYKAINTIKENIEKTHAEDSFVVMKIAATEALQKFAADGVKFDLVFLDPPYRMKITEQIIKDMVEQDLLNPDAIIVDETDYDIDLNDFDRIDLIKEKRYKDTKVALYQFGG, from the coding sequence ATGAAAGTTGTTTCAGGAAAGTTTCGTGGTTTAAATTTAAAGGCGGTACCAACCAACAATACTCGTCCCACTTCATCTAAAGTGAAGGAAGCCGTTTTTAGCATGTTATCGCCTTATATGGTCGATGGCGTGGCTTTGGACTTATTTGCCGGTACCGGTAGCTTAGGTATTGAAGCGGTCTCTCGTGGCTATGAACAGGCTTATTTGGTTGATAAAGCTTATAAGGCTATTAATACAATCAAAGAAAATATCGAAAAGACTCATGCGGAAGATAGCTTTGTAGTTATGAAGATTGCTGCCACAGAGGCCTTACAGAAATTTGCGGCCGACGGTGTGAAATTTGATTTAGTCTTCTTAGATCCACCTTATCGAATGAAGATTACTGAGCAAATTATCAAGGATATGGTTGAACAAGACCTTCTGAATCCAGATGCCATTATCGTTGATGAGACTGATTATGATATTGATTTGAACGATTTTGACCGAATCGATTTAATTAAAGAAAAACGTTATAAAGATACGAAGGTTGCACTGTATCAATTTGGAGGTTAA
- the coaD gene encoding pantetheine-phosphate adenylyltransferase: MSQKIGLFVGSFDPVTYGHLDIIHRSAKLFDKLYVAPMTNTSKKYLFTYEEKKAFIEAEIKDLENVEVVDAKGELTVKLAQDLGVNFLVRSMRTADDFKYESGISAINKILDKKIETIFLLADNRYATISSSMMKEVASFGGDISGFVPPAVAQALIEKYRKD; this comes from the coding sequence ATGTCACAAAAGATTGGACTCTTTGTTGGAAGTTTTGACCCAGTTACTTATGGTCACTTGGACATTATTCATCGGTCTGCCAAACTGTTTGATAAATTGTACGTGGCACCAATGACAAATACTTCCAAAAAGTATTTATTTACTTATGAAGAGAAGAAAGCTTTTATTGAAGCTGAAATCAAGGATTTAGAAAATGTTGAGGTCGTGGATGCTAAAGGTGAGCTGACGGTTAAGCTGGCTCAAGATTTAGGTGTCAATTTCTTAGTTCGTTCGATGAGAACTGCCGATGATTTTAAGTATGAATCCGGAATATCAGCAATCAATAAAATTTTAGATAAAAAAATTGAAACAATATTCCTGCTAGCAGATAACAGATATGCTACGATATCTTCATCAATGATGAAAGAGGTCGCTAGTTTTGGTGGGGATATTTCAGGGTTTGTTCCTCCAGCAGTGGCTCAGGCGTTGATAGAGAAGTATAGGAAGGACTAG
- a CDS encoding SepM family pheromone-processing serine protease: protein MKFNKTRNKVLSAIFIIIVVAAFFLTPTGYYLEVPGTAEDTSQFVKVDGKHDKKKGNLLLTTVGIIQGTPFTLLKSLGNNFETIYSQKDLMGDENSQQYFKVQQYYMKSAQNSAVQAAYSKADKPFTKKYLGVYVMDVMSNSDFKKKLEIGDTITSINGYHFNNADQFIKYVRKQDKHSTVKISFLRDGKKKMASGKLVRLADTKRFGLGITLTDDTEAEGNPPTKIDAGQIGGPSAGLMFTIQVYSQVANKDLKAGRTIAGTGTIAPDGTVGPIGGIEKKIYAASEEGATIFFAPDDPVTKEIKKYEPGYVNNYHLALRAAKKLHTKMKIVPVKNLNDAINYLEKTKQSK, encoded by the coding sequence TTGAAATTTAATAAGACAAGAAACAAAGTTTTAAGTGCCATCTTTATAATTATTGTGGTGGCGGCATTCTTCCTGACACCAACGGGCTATTATTTGGAAGTGCCTGGTACAGCGGAAGATACTTCACAATTTGTCAAAGTTGATGGCAAACACGATAAGAAAAAGGGTAACTTACTTTTGACAACCGTGGGAATTATTCAAGGAACGCCGTTTACTTTGTTAAAATCATTAGGAAATAATTTTGAGACAATTTATTCGCAAAAAGATTTAATGGGTGATGAAAATAGTCAACAGTATTTCAAAGTACAACAGTATTACATGAAGTCAGCTCAAAATAGTGCTGTGCAAGCGGCCTATTCTAAAGCTGATAAACCTTTTACTAAGAAATATTTAGGTGTTTATGTGATGGATGTTATGAGCAATTCCGACTTTAAGAAGAAGTTGGAAATTGGTGATACGATTACTTCCATCAATGGTTATCATTTCAATAATGCGGATCAGTTTATTAAGTATGTTCGCAAACAAGATAAACATTCGACTGTGAAAATAAGCTTCTTACGTGATGGCAAGAAAAAGATGGCTTCTGGTAAATTGGTTAGATTAGCTGATACGAAGCGCTTTGGCCTAGGAATTACTTTGACAGACGATACTGAAGCTGAAGGCAATCCGCCAACTAAGATTGATGCAGGTCAAATTGGTGGACCTTCTGCCGGCTTAATGTTTACGATTCAGGTCTATTCACAAGTCGCTAATAAAGATTTGAAGGCTGGTCGTACGATTGCAGGTACTGGTACTATTGCACCAGATGGAACCGTTGGACCAATTGGTGGAATCGAGAAGAAGATTTACGCTGCTTCCGAAGAAGGAGCCACGATTTTCTTCGCACCAGACGATCCAGTTACGAAAGAAATTAAGAAATATGAACCTGGATATGTGAATAATTATCATTTAGCGCTCCGTGCAGCTAAGAAATTACATACAAAAATGAAAATTGTTCCAGTTAAAAACTTGAACGATGCAATAAATTATCTAGAAAAGACAAAACAGTCCAAATAA
- a CDS encoding helix-hairpin-helix domain-containing protein codes for MENILDYFKRNKMIVLVGLVVIALGTGYYLTQRHQTATVKNDLKTETKVSAAKKEDKVAKAPKSKVVVVDIQGAVKTPGVYRLQAGAIVQDALKMAGGLIPNADVKQLNQAKKLTDQMQIYVPVVGEKSAGSSASGSNGSGGDKKVVNINTATVDDFKNVSGVGPKKAEKIIAFREKNGEFKQLHDLTKVSGIGEKSLDSLKDQLTV; via the coding sequence ATGGAAAATATTTTAGATTATTTCAAACGGAATAAAATGATAGTTTTAGTTGGATTAGTGGTTATTGCGCTAGGAACGGGATATTACTTGACTCAACGTCATCAAACGGCAACCGTGAAAAATGACCTTAAAACAGAAACTAAGGTGTCAGCGGCTAAAAAAGAGGACAAAGTTGCAAAAGCCCCAAAAAGTAAGGTTGTCGTAGTCGATATTCAAGGGGCAGTTAAGACGCCTGGAGTTTATCGTCTACAAGCGGGAGCTATCGTTCAAGATGCTTTAAAAATGGCGGGTGGTTTAATTCCTAATGCGGATGTTAAACAACTTAATCAAGCTAAAAAATTAACGGATCAGATGCAGATTTATGTACCAGTGGTGGGTGAAAAAAGTGCAGGTTCCTCAGCGAGTGGCAGTAATGGTAGTGGTGGCGATAAAAAAGTCGTCAATATTAATACTGCCACGGTTGATGATTTTAAGAATGTATCAGGGGTTGGTCCTAAGAAAGCTGAAAAGATCATTGCTTTTCGCGAGAAGAATGGTGAATTTAAGCAATTGCATGATTTGACCAAGGTTTCCGGTATTGGTGAGAAGAGTTTGGATTCCTTGAAAGATCAGCTGACTGTTTAA
- a CDS encoding DNA internalization-related competence protein ComEC/Rec2 translates to MTIYFEASWLIVFLVLVLLRILCLKNKQLLLLVFVVAGVFWIRCQLLEQSLRPVMPHFSSAIFSPDTYSVNGDLLSGQLQTEKQTVRFVYKLKSKSEQTDWRQQTEIVEAPVKIKNITEINGPRNSGEFNFKKYAYHKNIHYTVELSKIGQKNIYRPQTILDKINVLRIHTIQHLAKLPKWLRIHAQSLIVGYTKNEDKDFLKILSILGVIHLFSLSGLHVLILLTIIRKITSALRIPVEWVNDVMLILLPCYGVLVGSKSGIWRAIVLAMVGIILGKLKITWSRLDVFSVTIMICLLIYPFGVVEMGGQLSFLLSFAILYLYKETKFLLTVFKMNLVSLPLISFYTYQFNWLTLLANVLFIPLFTYVILPLTLISSITVDWRLWEIPNQFFEWLYGFLDTLTNSSFTLITGKLPAGIVVILVIIVLFYIESKTFWNKYLWQYLVIFIGCVILNKFPLFGSVSLIDVGQGDSILVTTPLQRKTFLIDVAGKLSFPTKPWAKRTNSNQVENSTIPFLKSQGISYIDEIFISHKDVDHIGNLDTILNKFPVKEVNFGIGLEENKRIKQAIKQHPEIKFKNLRQGDVVDTGFIKWQVLWPKKKGIGENGDSLTLLAKIKNKKWLFPGDLDSAGEQAILKNNNFQIDYLKLGHHGSKTATSDTLLEKTKPNLGFISAGVNNRYGHPNKETLERLQKHQVQYFNTAEYGMITWYYFSYSNQEKITTFLKGDLVENNRTKK, encoded by the coding sequence GTGACGATTTATTTTGAAGCCAGTTGGTTAATTGTCTTTTTAGTTTTGGTACTGCTGAGAATCCTTTGTTTAAAAAATAAGCAATTATTATTGCTAGTTTTTGTAGTTGCCGGTGTGTTTTGGATACGATGTCAGTTACTAGAACAGAGTTTGAGACCAGTGATGCCTCATTTTTCAAGTGCAATTTTTTCACCAGATACTTATTCGGTCAATGGAGATTTACTGAGTGGACAGTTGCAGACCGAAAAGCAGACAGTTAGATTTGTTTACAAATTAAAATCAAAAAGTGAACAAACTGACTGGCGACAACAGACCGAGATTGTTGAAGCTCCGGTGAAAATTAAAAATATTACTGAGATTAATGGTCCACGTAATAGTGGGGAATTTAATTTTAAAAAATATGCCTATCATAAAAATATTCATTACACAGTTGAATTGAGCAAAATTGGGCAGAAAAATATATATCGACCGCAAACTATTTTAGATAAAATAAATGTTTTACGAATACATACAATTCAACATTTAGCTAAGCTACCTAAATGGTTAAGAATTCATGCTCAGAGTTTGATTGTTGGATACACAAAGAATGAAGATAAAGATTTTCTCAAGATACTCAGTATCTTAGGGGTAATTCATCTTTTTAGTTTGTCAGGGCTACATGTATTGATATTGTTGACGATTATACGAAAGATTACATCGGCCTTGCGAATACCAGTAGAATGGGTCAACGACGTAATGTTAATTTTATTGCCGTGCTATGGAGTCTTAGTTGGATCGAAAAGCGGTATTTGGCGAGCAATTGTTTTAGCAATGGTAGGAATAATCTTGGGCAAATTGAAGATAACTTGGAGTCGGCTGGACGTTTTTAGCGTGACGATAATGATTTGTCTATTAATTTACCCGTTTGGAGTAGTTGAAATGGGTGGGCAATTGAGCTTTTTGCTATCATTTGCAATTCTCTATCTGTACAAAGAAACTAAATTTTTACTGACTGTGTTCAAAATGAATTTGGTCAGTTTGCCTCTGATTAGTTTTTATACATATCAATTTAATTGGTTGACACTACTAGCCAACGTATTATTTATACCGCTGTTCACTTATGTTATTTTACCGTTGACGCTAATCTCTTCAATCACAGTTGATTGGCGACTTTGGGAAATTCCAAATCAGTTTTTTGAATGGCTTTACGGTTTTTTAGATACTTTGACTAACTCATCCTTTACATTGATAACTGGCAAATTGCCGGCTGGAATTGTCGTGATTTTGGTAATAATCGTCTTATTTTATATTGAAAGTAAGACTTTTTGGAATAAATATTTGTGGCAGTATTTGGTAATATTTATCGGTTGCGTCATATTAAATAAGTTTCCACTCTTTGGTTCGGTTAGTTTGATTGATGTTGGGCAAGGTGACAGTATTCTTGTGACAACACCGCTGCAAAGAAAGACCTTTTTGATCGATGTCGCCGGGAAGTTGAGTTTCCCAACAAAACCTTGGGCAAAGCGAACTAATAGTAATCAAGTTGAGAATAGTACGATTCCTTTCTTGAAGTCGCAGGGTATCAGTTATATAGATGAAATATTTATTTCTCATAAAGATGTCGATCATATTGGAAATTTGGATACTATTCTGAATAAATTTCCAGTGAAAGAAGTTAATTTTGGAATCGGATTGGAAGAAAATAAGCGTATTAAGCAAGCAATCAAACAACATCCAGAAATAAAATTTAAAAATTTGCGGCAAGGGGATGTTGTTGATACTGGATTTATCAAGTGGCAAGTGTTGTGGCCAAAGAAAAAGGGTATTGGTGAGAACGGCGATTCTCTGACATTGTTGGCAAAAATAAAGAACAAAAAATGGCTTTTTCCCGGTGATTTAGACAGTGCTGGTGAACAAGCTATTTTAAAAAATAATAATTTTCAGATCGATTATTTGAAACTAGGACATCATGGCTCTAAAACGGCTACCAGTGACACTTTGCTAGAAAAAACTAAACCAAATCTTGGTTTTATTTCAGCTGGCGTCAATAATCGCTATGGTCACCCGAATAAGGAGACTTTAGAGCGCTTGCAGAAGCATCAGGTGCAATATTTTAATACGGCTGAATATGGTATGATTACTTGGTATTATTTTTCCTATAGCAATCAGGAAAAGATAACAACTTTTTTAAAGGGTGACTTGGTTGAAAATAACAGAACTAAAAAATAA
- the holA gene encoding DNA polymerase III subunit delta, giving the protein MTWLKITELKNNLKQGNLSNVYLITGKEQVFIKDIQKSFKEIMSPEERDMNFSNFDLEEVSLADMINEAISAPFFGERRLVFAEHPFFLTGERIKHTVDQNPDLLLRYIQNPTPSTILVIFASYDKLDSRKKIVKELKKSATMVDAGQMEGPILSRTVNTDLKNAGYQIEPAALEMLINKTKGNYSLITNQLEKLKMYAMKSKQIDQAAVSELVPQSLEDNVFDLMTEILNKNIYKAEELYNQFLLQKIDPILLVAIIISQLRLLIQVKVLSERGLSESTIAKSLRLNPYRVKYAHRQARTLNRPRLQVMYDDIVNLDYQIKSGQGDKELLFDLFIAKYA; this is encoded by the coding sequence GTGACTTGGTTGAAAATAACAGAACTAAAAAATAATTTAAAACAAGGCAATTTAAGCAACGTGTATCTTATTACTGGTAAAGAGCAAGTCTTTATTAAAGATATTCAAAAATCTTTTAAAGAAATCATGTCGCCAGAAGAACGTGATATGAATTTTTCTAACTTCGATTTAGAAGAAGTTTCACTTGCGGATATGATTAATGAAGCCATTTCGGCACCTTTCTTTGGCGAAAGACGATTGGTTTTTGCGGAGCATCCCTTTTTTCTAACTGGTGAGCGAATTAAGCATACAGTTGATCAGAATCCAGATTTATTGTTGCGTTACATTCAAAATCCGACTCCCTCAACAATTTTGGTTATTTTTGCGTCCTATGATAAGTTGGATTCACGTAAAAAAATTGTTAAGGAATTGAAAAAGTCAGCAACAATGGTAGATGCTGGCCAAATGGAAGGTCCAATTTTAAGCCGAACGGTCAATACTGATCTAAAAAATGCGGGTTATCAAATTGAGCCAGCTGCTTTGGAAATGCTGATCAATAAGACTAAGGGCAATTATTCGTTGATTACTAATCAATTGGAAAAGTTGAAGATGTATGCGATGAAGTCAAAACAGATCGATCAGGCAGCAGTTTCTGAATTGGTACCGCAATCTTTGGAAGATAACGTCTTTGATTTGATGACTGAAATCTTGAATAAGAATATTTATAAAGCTGAGGAACTTTATAATCAGTTCTTATTACAAAAAATCGATCCAATCTTGTTGGTAGCAATCATCATTTCGCAATTGAGATTATTGATTCAGGTCAAGGTTTTGTCAGAAAGAGGTTTGTCTGAGTCAACAATTGCCAAAAGTTTACGTTTGAATCCATATCGAGTGAAGTATGCTCATCGTCAGGCAAGAACGTTAAATCGTCCCAGACTACAAGTGATGTATGACGATATTGTTAATTTAGACTATCAAATTAAATCAGGGCAAGGGGACAAGGAACTACTCTTTGATCTCTTTATTGCTAAATATGCATAA
- the rpsT gene encoding 30S ribosomal protein S20, producing the protein MPQIKSAMKRVKTAQSASLRNNAQRSSMRSAIKNFEASAANNADNKNDLFKTAVRAIDMAKSKGLIKANKAARDKSRLAKLN; encoded by the coding sequence ATGCCACAAATTAAATCAGCTATGAAACGTGTAAAGACTGCACAAAGCGCAAGCCTTCGCAATAATGCACAAAGAAGTTCAATGCGTTCAGCAATTAAGAACTTCGAAGCATCAGCTGCTAACAACGCTGACAACAAGAATGACTTGTTTAAGACAGCTGTTCGTGCAATTGATATGGCTAAGTCAAAAGGCCTAATCAAGGCTAACAAGGCTGCTCGTGATAAGTCAAGACTTGCTAAATTGAATTAA
- the rpsO gene encoding 30S ribosomal protein S15: protein MAISKAKKNEIIKQYARKDGDTGSPEVQIAVLTADINALNDHLKVNKKDHHSYVGLLKKIGHRRNLLGYLRDNDVDRYHELIKSLGLRR from the coding sequence ATGGCTATTTCAAAAGCAAAGAAAAACGAAATTATTAAACAATATGCACGTAAAGATGGAGACACTGGTTCTCCAGAAGTACAAATTGCTGTACTAACTGCAGATATTAACGCACTTAACGATCACTTGAAGGTTAACAAGAAAGACCACCACTCATATGTTGGCCTATTGAAGAAGATTGGTCACCGTCGTAACTTATTAGGTTACCTACGTGACAACGATGTTGATCGTTACCACGAGTTGATCAAGTCACTTGGCCTACGTCGTTAA